The Rhodobacter sp. genome segment TCATGCAAGGCCGCCTGAAGGCGGCCTATGCCACGCTCGACGCCCATCTGAAGGACCGCGACTGGATCGTCGGCGACGCCCCCAGCATCGCCGACACGGCCTGCAGCGGTTACCTCTATTACCCCGAGCCCTTCGGTTTCAACCGCGCCGAATGGCCCGGAATCGACCGTTGGCTGGACGCGATTTCGGCCCTGCCCGGCTGGAAACACCCATATGACATGATGCCCGGATCGCCCGCCGACCGGGTCAAGGCCTAGGAGGACCTGATGACTGAAGCCTATATCTATGACGCCGCCCGCACCGTGCGCGGCAAGGGCCGCAAGGACGGCAGCCTGCACGAGGTCACCGCGGCCCGACTCAGCGCCATCGCGCTGAACGCGATCAAGGAGCGCAACGACCTCGACACCCGCGCCATCGAGGACGTGATCTGGGGCAACGTCACCCAGGTCGGCGAGCAGGGCGCCTGTCTGGCCCGCACCGCGGTGCTGGCGTCGGATTTCGACGAATGCGTGCCGGGCGTCAGCGTGAACCGCTTCTGCGCCTCGGGGCTGGAGGCCGTGAACATGGCCGCCAACCAGGTGCGGGGCGGGGCCGGCATGGCCTATGTCGCCGGGGGCGTCGAGTGCATGAGCCGGGTGCCGATGGGTTCGGACGGCGGCGCGATCGCGGTCGATCCGCAGATCGCCATCGACAACTATTTCGTGCCGCAGGGCATCAGCGCCGACATTATCGCCACGAAATACGGCTTTACCCGTGACATGGCGGACGCGATGGCGGTGGAAAGCCAGAAGCGCGCCGCCGCCGCCTGGGCGGACGGCCGCTTTTCGCGGTCCATCGTTGCGGTTCGCGACATCAACGGGCTGATGATCCTGGACCGCGACGAGTTCATGCGCCCCGAGACCGACATGCAGAGCCTTGGCGCCTTGAAGCCCAGCTTCAAGGACATGGGCGAGGTGATGCCCGGTTTCGACAAGATCGCGCTGATGAAATACCCCGAACTCGAACGGATCGAGCATATCCACCACGCCGGCAATTCGTCGGGGATCGTGGATGGGGCGGCGGCGATTCTGATCGGCAACAAGGAATTCGGCGAGAAATTCGGCCTGAAACCGCGCGCCCGCATTCGCGCCACCGCCAAGATCGGCACCGATCCGACGATCATGTTGACCGGGCCGGTGCCGGTCACCGAAAAGATCCTGCGCGAAAGCGGCATGGGGATCGGCGACATCGACCTGTTCGAAGTGAACGAGGCCTTTGCCGCGGTCGTCTTGCGCTTTGAACAGGCGTTCGGCGTCGATCATGCGAAGGTCAACGTCAACGGCGGCGCGATCGCCATGGGCCACCCGCTGGGTGCGACCGGCGCGATCATCATCGGCACGCTGCTGGACGAGCTGGAGCGCACTGGCAAGGGCACGGGCCTGGCGACGCTGTGCATCGGCTCGGGCATGGGTGCCGCGACGATCATCGAACGGGTCTGACCCATGGCCGGGATCGACGCACGCGCCGTCTACGAAGCCCATCTGAGGGCAGCGTCGCGTGCGGCGTTCTCGGGCGACCTGCGCGGGTTGCTCGCGCGCTTTGCCATTCCGTCGCAGATTGCGATGGCCGACCGGTCGATCGTCATCACGTCGAGCGAGGAGCTGGACCTAGCCTTGCAGGACTATGTTCATCGCCTGCAAGCCGAAGGGATCACCGACGAACGCGAATGGTGCGACGACGCGGTGGTGGTTCGGGGCATGCCGGACCTCATCTCTGGCCGGCACACCACCGAATGGCATTTTGGCGACGGTCGCCCGCCCCGGCGGTTCGGAAACCGGATGGTCCTGCTGCGCCATCCCGAGGGCTGGAAACTGCTTTGGCTGCGAAGCGATCTGGCCTGCGACGAGATGGAATTGCTCAGCGCCGAGTTCGTGGCCGCGCAGGCGCTGGCCTTCAAACCCCTCAATTCGGGACGGCGCCGTGACGGCGCACCGTCCTGACAGTCCCTGATCCAAGGAAATCGAGATGACTGAATTCCATTATGCCCTGGACGCCGACGGCGTCGCCACCATCACCTGGGACGTGCCCGGGAAATCCATGAACGTCATGTCCTTTGAGGGCCTGCGCGAGTTGGAGGCCTGCGTTGACAGGGCGCTGGCCGACGCGGCCGTCAAGGGCGTCGTCATCACCTCGGGCAAGGCCGACTTTGCCGGCGGCATGGACCTGAACGTGCTGGCCGACATGCGCGACAACGCCGGCGACAATCCGGCGCAGGGCCTGTTCGACGGCATCATGGCGATGCACGCGCTGCTCAGGAAGATCGAGCTGGCCGGCATGGACCGCAAGACGCAAAAGGGCGGCAAGCCGATCGCCGCCGCCCTGCCCGGCACCGCAATGGGCATCGGTCTGGAACTGCCGTTGTCGTGCCACCGCATCTTTGCCGCCGACAACCCCCGCGCGCAGATCGGCCTGCCGGAAATCAAGGTCGGCATCTTCCCCGGCGCCGGCGGCACCACGCGCCTGTCGTGGAAACTGGGCGCCATGGCCGCCGCGCCGCTGCTGCTGGAAGGCAAGTCGAACAACCCGGCCAAGGCCAAGGCCGCCGGCGTCATCGACGAGGTCGTTCCCGCCGATCAGCTGATGGCCGCCGCCAAGGCCTGGGTGCTGGGCGCCAAGGACGCCGACCTGGTCAAGCCCTGGGATACCAAGGGATACAAGGTGCCTGGCGGCGCCCCCTATTCGGCCCCCGGCTTCCCGACCTTCGTCGGGGCCTCGGTCATGGTGCACGCCAACACCTGGGGCGTCTATCCCGCCGCCAAGGCGCTGCTGTCGGCCGTCTACGAGGGGTTGCAGGTGCCCTTCGACACCGCGCTCAGGATCGAGGCCCGGCATTTCGTCAGCGTGCTGATGAACCCGTCGTCCAGCGCGATGATCCGCAGCCTGTTCCTGAACAAGGGCGCGCTCGAGAAGGGCGCGAACCGCCCCGACGTGCCCGACGAAAAGGTGTCCAAGGTGGGCGTTCTGGGCGCCGGCATGATGGGCGCGGGTATTGCCTATGTCAGTGCGGCGGCCGGCATCGAGGTCGTGCTGCTCGATTCCACCATCGAGGCGGCGGAACGCGGCAAGGCCTATTCCACCGGCATCCTGGACAAGGCGATCAAGCGCGGCCGCAGCACCGAGGAAAAGAAAGCCAGGCTGCTGGGCCAGATCACCACGACGACCGATTACGCCGATCTTCAGGGCTGCGACCTGATCGTCGAGGCGGTGTTCGAGGACCCCAAGGTCAAGGCCGAAGTCACCGCCAAGGCCGAGGCCGTGATCCCGGAAACGGCGATCTATGCCTCGAACACCTCGACCCTGCCGATCACCTCGCTGGCGCAGGCCTCGAAGCGGCCGGAACAGTTCATCGGCATCCACTTCTTCAGCCCGGTGGACAAGATGCTGCTGGTCGAGATCATCAAGGGCGCCCAGACCGGCCCGCGCGCGGTGGCCAAGGCGCTGGACTATGTGCGCCAGATCCGCAAGACGCCGATCGTGGTGAACGATGCGCGGTTCTTCTATGCCAACCGCTGCATCATTCCCTATATCAACGAGGGGATGCGCCTGGCCGCCGAAGGCACGCCGATGCCGATGGTCGATCACGCCGCGCAGTTGCTGGGCTTCCCGGTGGGGCCGCTGCAACTGGTCGATGAGACCTCGCTCGATCTGGGGGCCAAGATCGCCAAGGCGACCAAGGCGGCGATGGGCAACGACTATCCCGACGACGCCGTGGACGAGGTGGTGTTCTGGATGGTGGACGAGGGCCGCCTGGGCCGCAAGACCAAGGCCGGGTTCTTTGACTATGACGCGGCCGGCAAGCGCCTGGGTTACTGGAAGGGCTTTGGCCAGAAGTATCCCGCGCAGGACGGCGCCGACCTGACCGACGTTCAGAACCGCCTGATGATGGCGCAGGTGCTGGAGGCCGTGCGCGCGCTGGAAGAAGGCGTTCTCGAGGACATCCGCGAGGGCGACGTGGGCGCGATCCTGGGCTGGGGCTTTGCTCCCTGGTCGGGCGGTCCCTTTGGTTGGCTGGACATCATCGGCGCGGCCAAGGCCGTGGCGATCTGTGACGACCTCTCGGCGCGCTACGGCAAGCGGTTCGCCTGCCCGCAGATGCTGCGCGACATGGCAGCCAAGGGGCAGACCTTCTACGGTGCGAACGCGGTGCAGACCGCGGCCTGAGGCGCCGTCGCCCCGGGGCATCCGTGCGTGCCCGCCGAACGAACAATGGAAAAGGGCCCCGCGGGGCCCTTTTCACGTTCCGGTGCCGGGATCAGTGCGCGGCGTGCATCGCGGCGACCAGGCGGCGGCTTTGCGCCTCGGTCAGGCGCTGATACGTGCCGTGCGATCCCCAGGCCATCAGTTCCTCGGCGGTGCGCACGGTCTCGGTGTGGCGCGCGGGGCAATGGGCCAGCAGCGTGCCGTTCACATAGACCACTTCGTCGCCGTCGAATTCCAGCGTCACCGTCGTGATTTCGCGCGCCGGGGGAACCCGGGAAATCCCGCGGAAACCGTCCAGAGCTCCGGCGGACACCACCGTGAAAGCGTCGCCATACAGGGCCTCGGCCTCGTCGGATTCGATCAGCAGCGCCTGTTCGGGCAACACCCGCATTTCGGTTCGGTTGCCCAAAGCCCGAGCCGGGATCTGCAACGGCCAGGCCGCCCGGGGGGCATCATGCGCGGCGGTCCACAAGGTCGAGACCGAAACCGATTTCAGCAGCTGCATCCCGTGATCGAAGGTCACCACCCGATCCCCGGGGCGCAGATCCTCGACCGGCAGCCAACCCAGATCGGTCGCGACCAGCGAGCCGGCGATCAGGCCCTCGGCGACCGAACCGGAATCGTTCCGGCCCATGCCTGCGTCACTGGCGGCGTCAAAGGTCCCGTCCCAGGCATTGCCGCGATCGGCAAACGCAAAGGGAATTGTCGCCCGGAAATCACTCAAACCACCCATCCAACTCTGCAACATGGTCTGTCCTTTCGTGAACACCGTTTGCATTCGATGGGTCCATACAACCGCCGGGAGGTGGCGAAGACGGGGAACGATTAAGGTAAATTGGTGATCTTTTCAGAAACCGATCCGTTGAAACGGCCACATTGGGGCCATTTCCGGCGAAATATGGCGAACAATACCCCCAAGGTTTGGGGATTGGTTCCAGATGACAGGGAAATGGCGCGACCTCAGCGTCCGCGCACCGCGATCATCACACCGGCAGCAACGATCA includes the following:
- a CDS encoding enoyl-CoA hydratase/isomerase family protein, whose amino-acid sequence is MTEFHYALDADGVATITWDVPGKSMNVMSFEGLRELEACVDRALADAAVKGVVITSGKADFAGGMDLNVLADMRDNAGDNPAQGLFDGIMAMHALLRKIELAGMDRKTQKGGKPIAAALPGTAMGIGLELPLSCHRIFAADNPRAQIGLPEIKVGIFPGAGGTTRLSWKLGAMAAAPLLLEGKSNNPAKAKAAGVIDEVVPADQLMAAAKAWVLGAKDADLVKPWDTKGYKVPGGAPYSAPGFPTFVGASVMVHANTWGVYPAAKALLSAVYEGLQVPFDTALRIEARHFVSVLMNPSSSAMIRSLFLNKGALEKGANRPDVPDEKVSKVGVLGAGMMGAGIAYVSAAAGIEVVLLDSTIEAAERGKAYSTGILDKAIKRGRSTEEKKARLLGQITTTTDYADLQGCDLIVEAVFEDPKVKAEVTAKAEAVIPETAIYASNTSTLPITSLAQASKRPEQFIGIHFFSPVDKMLLVEIIKGAQTGPRAVAKALDYVRQIRKTPIVVNDARFFYANRCIIPYINEGMRLAAEGTPMPMVDHAAQLLGFPVGPLQLVDETSLDLGAKIAKATKAAMGNDYPDDAVDEVVFWMVDEGRLGRKTKAGFFDYDAAGKRLGYWKGFGQKYPAQDGADLTDVQNRLMMAQVLEAVRALEEGVLEDIREGDVGAILGWGFAPWSGGPFGWLDIIGAAKAVAICDDLSARYGKRFACPQMLRDMAAKGQTFYGANAVQTAA
- a CDS encoding Hint domain-containing protein, producing the protein MLQSWMGGLSDFRATIPFAFADRGNAWDGTFDAASDAGMGRNDSGSVAEGLIAGSLVATDLGWLPVEDLRPGDRVVTFDHGMQLLKSVSVSTLWTAAHDAPRAAWPLQIPARALGNRTEMRVLPEQALLIESDEAEALYGDAFTVVSAGALDGFRGISRVPPAREITTVTLEFDGDEVVYVNGTLLAHCPARHTETVRTAEELMAWGSHGTYQRLTEAQSRRLVAAMHAAH
- a CDS encoding acetyl-CoA C-acetyltransferase, with protein sequence MTEAYIYDAARTVRGKGRKDGSLHEVTAARLSAIALNAIKERNDLDTRAIEDVIWGNVTQVGEQGACLARTAVLASDFDECVPGVSVNRFCASGLEAVNMAANQVRGGAGMAYVAGGVECMSRVPMGSDGGAIAVDPQIAIDNYFVPQGISADIIATKYGFTRDMADAMAVESQKRAAAAWADGRFSRSIVAVRDINGLMILDRDEFMRPETDMQSLGALKPSFKDMGEVMPGFDKIALMKYPELERIEHIHHAGNSSGIVDGAAAILIGNKEFGEKFGLKPRARIRATAKIGTDPTIMLTGPVPVTEKILRESGMGIGDIDLFEVNEAFAAVVLRFEQAFGVDHAKVNVNGGAIAMGHPLGATGAIIIGTLLDELERTGKGTGLATLCIGSGMGAATIIERV